The following coding sequences are from one Geodermatophilus normandii window:
- a CDS encoding glycosyltransferase family 9 protein — MPRSAPLTPAGARVPGVERIAVLRANFLGDLVLTLPALDALRAAYPDAEITLLGAPLHAALLDGRPGPWDRVVVVPPWPGVRDAPGASRDGAEVREFLAGQRDEGYDLALQLHGGGGNSNPFVAALGARVTAGARDVGAPPLDRWLPYVSDQHEVLRCLEVAGLLGAVPVTLEPRLAVTPEDAAAADGVLPPGPEPWVALHPGAQDPRRRWPAECFAEIAGGLAGEGARVVLVGAGEDDRRAADAIRAATTAPPLDLVGRLSLSALAGVLARCRLVVANDSGPRHLAEAVGTATVGVFLERNLLNAGPLTRRQHRVAVSARTACPVCGVDQGRARCGHDASLVADVPLETVRAAALDLLEDGGPSVHPAAAAARQRRRPAQQPGRRAAR, encoded by the coding sequence GAGGTCCGCCCCGCTGACGCCCGCGGGCGCGCGCGTCCCCGGCGTCGAGCGGATCGCCGTCCTGCGGGCCAACTTCCTCGGCGACCTGGTGCTGACGCTGCCGGCGCTGGACGCGCTCCGGGCCGCCTACCCCGACGCCGAGATCACCCTGCTGGGCGCGCCGCTGCACGCCGCCCTCCTCGACGGGCGGCCCGGGCCGTGGGACCGCGTGGTCGTCGTCCCGCCGTGGCCCGGCGTGCGCGACGCCCCGGGTGCCTCCCGCGACGGCGCCGAGGTGCGCGAGTTCCTCGCCGGCCAGCGCGACGAGGGTTACGACCTCGCGCTGCAACTCCACGGCGGGGGCGGCAACTCCAACCCGTTCGTGGCCGCCCTGGGCGCCCGGGTGACCGCCGGCGCCCGCGACGTCGGCGCCCCGCCGCTGGACCGCTGGCTGCCCTACGTCTCCGACCAGCACGAGGTGCTGCGCTGCCTGGAGGTCGCGGGCCTCCTCGGCGCGGTGCCGGTGACCCTGGAGCCGCGGCTGGCGGTGACCCCCGAGGACGCCGCGGCGGCCGACGGCGTCCTGCCGCCCGGGCCCGAGCCGTGGGTGGCGCTGCACCCCGGCGCCCAGGACCCGCGGCGCCGGTGGCCGGCGGAGTGCTTCGCCGAGATCGCCGGCGGCCTGGCCGGCGAGGGGGCGCGGGTGGTGCTGGTCGGCGCGGGCGAGGACGACCGGCGGGCGGCCGACGCGATCCGCGCGGCGACGACGGCGCCGCCGCTGGACCTCGTGGGCCGGCTGTCGCTGTCCGCGCTGGCCGGCGTCCTGGCCCGCTGCCGGCTGGTGGTCGCCAACGACTCCGGCCCGCGCCACCTCGCCGAGGCGGTCGGGACGGCGACCGTCGGCGTCTTCCTCGAGCGCAACCTGCTCAACGCCGGCCCCCTCACCCGCCGGCAGCACCGGGTGGCGGTCTCGGCCCGGACGGCGTGCCCGGTGTGCGGCGTCGACCAGGGCCGCGCGCGCTGCGGGCACGACGCGTCCCTGGTCGCCGACGTGCCCCTGGAGACGGTGCGGGCCGCCGCCCTCGACCTGCTCGAGGACGGCGGCCCGTCGGTGCACCCCGCCGCCGCTGCCGCGCGGCAGCGGCGGCGTCCGGCTCAGCAGCCGGGGAGGCGTGCGGCGAGGTAG
- a CDS encoding cation:proton antiporter, producing MEARPVAEIIAYVFVDLAVIMIIARLMGRLAVKVGQPAVVGEIVAGILLGPTLLGALPGDLDLLLFPTDIRPFLNVLAQLGLVLFMFLVGLEVDLSFMRGREKVAVSVSLASILLPFSLGVLLATYLHVQHDVFTEMDGTTSPIPFLGFALFLGVAMSITAFPVLARILAERQMHRIPTGVLALACAAVDDVLAWCLLAVVVAIVAASSFSGVVLILGLSVAFALVMFLVVKPLLRVLVTRYERLGQLTPEMLAGVLIGILASAWVAEEIGIHFIFGAFLFGVVMPRKGAARLNHEIVDRLEQVSVLLLLPVFFVITGLNVDVGAIDLAGLGELCLILLVAISGKFVGAYAAARAMRVPKRQSTALATLMNTRGLTELVILNIGVQQGVLDGEMFTLMVIMALVTTGMATPLLNVIYPKRILQRDIAAAERAELGLTEAYTVVVVVDDLDRDAALVDLACDLVGRETPAQVVLTRVVHRSRPKPEWASGLGADLELMATVADELRTLARQVEARGLRASVASRFSEDPWAEVVDLAGSTEADVVLVRSGWGLAEGALAADGSGTPWPPSLRGSVVTVSGELGEAGLQPGGPVAVLQDGDADGRAALRLAAHAAVGRRVPLQLRAGEGRRGVKRNVADSLRRAGVQVAAQAESLPALLVAPAGAGTVPGADDLTPILLVHAGTADTDRDMDETLAGIAARPGAV from the coding sequence GTGGAAGCGCGCCCCGTCGCAGAGATCATCGCCTACGTGTTCGTCGATCTGGCGGTGATCATGATCATCGCGAGGTTGATGGGCCGCCTGGCCGTCAAGGTCGGCCAGCCGGCCGTCGTCGGGGAGATCGTCGCCGGCATCCTCCTCGGCCCGACCCTCCTCGGCGCGCTGCCCGGCGACCTGGACCTGCTGCTGTTCCCCACCGACATCCGGCCGTTCCTCAACGTGCTCGCGCAGCTCGGCCTGGTCCTGTTCATGTTCCTGGTGGGCCTCGAGGTCGACCTGTCCTTCATGCGCGGGAGGGAGAAGGTCGCCGTCTCGGTCTCGCTGGCCTCGATCCTGCTGCCCTTCTCACTCGGCGTGCTGCTGGCGACCTACCTGCACGTGCAGCACGACGTCTTCACCGAGATGGACGGCACCACCTCGCCGATCCCGTTCCTCGGGTTCGCGCTGTTCCTCGGCGTGGCGATGTCCATCACCGCGTTCCCGGTCCTGGCCCGGATCCTCGCCGAGCGGCAGATGCACCGGATCCCCACCGGTGTGCTCGCGCTGGCCTGCGCCGCCGTCGACGACGTCCTCGCCTGGTGCCTCCTGGCCGTCGTCGTCGCGATCGTGGCGGCCTCCTCGTTCAGCGGCGTCGTGCTGATCCTCGGCCTGTCGGTGGCCTTCGCCCTGGTGATGTTCCTGGTCGTCAAGCCGCTGCTGCGGGTGCTGGTGACCCGCTACGAGCGGCTGGGTCAGCTCACCCCGGAGATGCTGGCCGGCGTCCTCATCGGCATCCTCGCCAGCGCCTGGGTGGCCGAGGAGATCGGCATCCACTTCATCTTCGGCGCCTTCCTCTTCGGCGTCGTGATGCCGCGCAAGGGCGCCGCCCGGCTCAACCACGAGATCGTCGACCGGCTCGAGCAGGTCAGCGTGCTCCTGCTGCTGCCGGTCTTCTTCGTCATCACCGGGCTCAACGTCGACGTCGGCGCGATCGACCTCGCCGGCCTCGGCGAGCTGTGCCTCATCCTGCTGGTGGCGATCTCCGGCAAGTTCGTCGGCGCCTACGCCGCGGCCCGGGCGATGCGGGTGCCCAAGCGCCAGTCCACCGCCCTCGCGACGCTGATGAACACCCGCGGCCTCACCGAGCTGGTCATCCTCAACATCGGCGTCCAGCAGGGTGTGCTCGACGGCGAGATGTTCACGCTGATGGTGATCATGGCGCTGGTGACGACGGGCATGGCGACGCCGCTGCTCAACGTCATCTACCCCAAGCGCATCCTGCAGCGCGACATCGCCGCGGCCGAGCGCGCCGAACTGGGTCTCACCGAGGCCTACACCGTCGTCGTGGTGGTGGACGACCTCGACCGGGACGCCGCGCTGGTCGACCTGGCCTGCGACCTCGTGGGCCGCGAGACGCCCGCCCAGGTCGTCCTCACCCGGGTGGTCCACCGCTCGCGGCCCAAGCCCGAGTGGGCCAGCGGCCTGGGCGCGGACCTCGAGCTGATGGCCACCGTGGCCGACGAGCTGCGGACGCTGGCCCGGCAGGTCGAGGCCCGGGGACTCAGGGCCTCCGTCGCCTCGCGGTTCAGCGAGGACCCGTGGGCCGAGGTCGTCGACCTGGCCGGCAGCACCGAGGCCGACGTCGTCCTGGTCCGCAGCGGCTGGGGTCTGGCCGAGGGCGCGCTGGCCGCCGACGGCTCCGGCACCCCCTGGCCGCCGTCGCTGCGCGGGTCCGTCGTGACCGTCTCCGGCGAGCTCGGCGAGGCCGGACTGCAGCCCGGCGGGCCGGTGGCCGTGCTGCAGGACGGCGACGCCGACGGGCGGGCGGCGCTGCGGCTGGCCGCGCACGCCGCCGTGGGTCGGCGCGTGCCGCTGCAGCTGCGGGCCGGCGAGGGGCGGAGGGGCGTCAAGCGCAACGTCGCGGACTCCCTGCGCAGGGCGGGTGTGCAGGTCGCCGCGCAGGCGGAGTCCCTGCCGGCCCTGCTGGTCGCCCCGGCCGGCGCGGGCACCGTCCCGGGGGCCGACGACCTGACGCCGATCCTGCTGGTGCACGCCGGCACGGCCGACACCGACCGCGACATGGACGAGACCCTCGCCGGCATCGCGGCCCGTCCCGGGGCGGTCTGA
- a CDS encoding glycine--tRNA ligase codes for MSASTTSTSTAPHDPARLEKVVNLCKRRGFVFPSGEIYGGTRSAWDYGPLGVELKENIKKQWWRTVVQSRDDIVGLDSSVILPRQTWVASGHVGVFTDPLTECQNCHKRFRADHLEEAFEAKKGRLPENGLTEITCPNCGVTGQWTEPRDFNMMLKTYLGPVEDESGLHYLRPETAQGIFVNFANVMGAARKKPPFGIGQIGKSFRNEITPGNFIFRTREFEQMEMEFFVEPGSDEEWHQYWIDERTRWYTDLGISPDNLRHFEHPEEKLSHYSKRTVDIEYRFGFQGSEWGELEGIANRTDFDLSTHSEHSGVDLSYFDQASNTRWTPYVIEPAAGLTRSLMAFLVEAYTEDEAPNAKGGVDVRTVLRLDPRLAPVKAAVLPLSRNADLSPKARDLAARLRRNWNVDFDDAGAIGRRYRRQDEIGTPFCLTVDFDTLTDDAVTVRERDSMSQERIGLDAVESYLAARLPGC; via the coding sequence GTGAGCGCCAGCACCACCAGCACGTCGACCGCGCCGCACGACCCCGCCCGCCTCGAGAAGGTGGTCAACCTCTGCAAGCGCCGGGGTTTCGTCTTCCCGTCGGGTGAGATCTACGGCGGCACCCGCTCCGCCTGGGACTACGGGCCCCTGGGCGTCGAGCTCAAGGAGAACATCAAGAAGCAGTGGTGGCGCACCGTCGTCCAGAGTCGCGACGACATCGTCGGCCTGGACTCCTCGGTGATCCTGCCGCGCCAGACGTGGGTGGCCTCCGGTCACGTCGGCGTCTTCACCGACCCGCTGACCGAGTGCCAGAACTGCCACAAGCGCTTCCGGGCCGACCACCTCGAGGAGGCCTTCGAGGCGAAGAAGGGCCGGCTCCCGGAGAACGGCCTGACCGAGATCACCTGCCCGAACTGCGGCGTGACCGGCCAGTGGACCGAGCCGCGCGACTTCAACATGATGCTGAAGACCTACCTCGGCCCGGTCGAGGACGAGTCGGGGCTGCACTACCTGCGCCCGGAGACCGCGCAGGGCATCTTCGTGAACTTCGCCAACGTCATGGGCGCCGCCCGCAAGAAGCCGCCGTTCGGCATCGGGCAGATCGGCAAGTCCTTCCGCAACGAGATCACCCCGGGCAACTTCATCTTCCGCACGCGCGAGTTCGAGCAGATGGAGATGGAGTTCTTCGTCGAGCCGGGCAGCGACGAGGAGTGGCACCAGTACTGGATCGACGAGCGGACCCGCTGGTACACCGACCTCGGGATCTCGCCGGACAACCTGCGGCACTTCGAGCACCCGGAGGAGAAGCTGTCGCACTACTCGAAGCGCACCGTCGACATCGAGTACCGCTTCGGCTTCCAGGGCTCGGAGTGGGGTGAGCTCGAGGGCATCGCCAACCGCACCGACTTCGACCTGTCCACGCACAGCGAGCACTCCGGCGTCGACCTGTCCTACTTCGACCAGGCCAGCAACACCCGCTGGACGCCCTACGTCATCGAGCCTGCCGCCGGGCTGACCCGCTCGCTCATGGCCTTCCTCGTCGAGGCCTACACCGAGGACGAGGCGCCCAACGCCAAGGGCGGCGTCGACGTCCGCACCGTGCTGCGGCTGGACCCGCGGCTGGCGCCGGTCAAGGCCGCCGTCCTGCCGCTGTCGCGCAACGCCGACCTCTCGCCCAAGGCGCGGGACCTCGCCGCCCGGCTGCGCCGGAACTGGAACGTCGACTTCGACGACGCCGGCGCGATCGGCCGCCGCTACCGCCGGCAGGACGAGATCGGCACGCCGTTCTGCCTCACCGTCGACTTCGACACCCTCACCGACGACGCGGTGACGGTGCGGGAGCGGGACTCGATGAGCCAGGAGCGGATCGGCCTGGACGCCGTCGAGTCCTACCTCGCCGCACGCCTCCCCGGCTGCTGA
- a CDS encoding antibiotic biosynthesis monooxygenase family protein has protein sequence MFAVTRLRVPESEAAEVASAVDGLLAALAARPGCLGGESGRCADDPTLWALVTRWDGVGAYRRALSAAEVKVAGAPVWVHALDEPGAYLPAG, from the coding sequence GTGTTCGCCGTGACCCGGTTGCGCGTGCCCGAGAGCGAGGCGGCCGAGGTCGCGTCCGCCGTCGACGGACTGCTCGCCGCGCTGGCCGCGCGGCCCGGCTGCCTCGGCGGGGAGTCCGGACGCTGCGCCGACGACCCGACCCTGTGGGCGCTGGTCACCCGCTGGGACGGGGTCGGCGCCTACCGCCGCGCGCTGTCGGCCGCGGAGGTGAAGGTGGCGGGCGCGCCGGTGTGGGTGCACGCCCTCGACGAGCCCGGCGCCTACCTCCCAGCGGGGTGA
- a CDS encoding protein kinase domain-containing protein → MDAVGLVGAAPATIADYQVIRVLGEGNNGRFYLARPPARLGLPDEYVAVKVFTGTHSEQAYERGVRELRAFAQVASPYLVRVYDAVLQDSFLYAMEYCPLGSLAAPARPLSRGEVLRAVAHAAHAAHALHEAGLTHGDIKPANILLTEDGGKLSDLGLARYLAPGVTLTGMASAASVEYLDPALLRGERPSRATEVFALGATLNRALTGTGLYGELPDGEPLLAIRRVMSAEPAIAPGLTDDEAALVSECLAPVGQRPVTALQVAERLDRLADAALGAARA, encoded by the coding sequence ATGGATGCCGTCGGCCTGGTGGGCGCGGCGCCTGCCACGATCGCGGACTACCAGGTGATCCGTGTGCTCGGCGAGGGCAACAACGGCCGCTTCTACCTCGCCCGCCCGCCGGCGCGGCTGGGGCTGCCCGACGAGTACGTCGCGGTGAAGGTCTTCACCGGCACGCACAGCGAGCAGGCCTACGAGCGGGGCGTGCGCGAGCTGCGCGCGTTCGCGCAGGTGGCCTCGCCGTACCTGGTCAGGGTCTACGACGCCGTGCTGCAGGACAGCTTCCTGTACGCGATGGAGTACTGCCCGCTCGGTTCGCTGGCCGCCCCGGCGCGGCCGCTGAGCCGCGGTGAGGTGCTGCGCGCGGTGGCCCACGCCGCCCACGCGGCGCACGCGCTGCACGAGGCGGGGCTGACCCACGGCGACATCAAGCCGGCCAACATCCTGCTCACCGAGGACGGCGGCAAGCTCTCCGACCTCGGGCTGGCCCGCTACCTGGCCCCGGGCGTGACGCTCACCGGCATGGCGAGCGCGGCGTCGGTCGAGTACCTCGACCCGGCGCTGCTGCGCGGCGAGCGCCCGTCCCGCGCCACCGAGGTGTTCGCCCTCGGGGCCACCCTCAACCGGGCGCTCACCGGCACCGGCCTCTACGGCGAGCTGCCCGACGGCGAGCCGCTGCTGGCCATCCGCCGGGTGATGAGCGCCGAGCCGGCCATCGCCCCCGGGCTGACCGACGACGAGGCCGCGCTGGTCTCCGAGTGCCTGGCGCCGGTGGGCCAGCGCCCGGTGACCGCGCTGCAGGTGGCCGAGCGGCTCGACCGGCTGGCCGACGCCGCGCTGGGAGCCGCCCGCGCCTGA
- a CDS encoding serine/threonine-protein kinase — MELQQFGPYRIEALLGRGGMGEVYRAFDTEHDRTVALKVLSEHLAADKGYRERFRREAHLAARLNEPHIVPIHRYGEIEGRLFLDMRLVPGRDVAAVLAAEGPMSPQRAVSVVSQTARALDAAHADGLVHRDVKPSNVLLTGTGEDEFVYLVDFGIARSTSDAQGPALTQTGAALGSFDYMAPERFLEKPIDKRVDVYALACVLFECLTGRRPFTGDGLATLMYAHLNNTPQAPSALRPGLPRALDDVVRKGLAKEPDERYATCGELAAAARAALSSAGVSVRTEAAPPTSVSPLPHPQTVGFSSPGPAGTYGAPSHAVAPAALYGPPSNPGYPTGGYGPPSDPGPPTGYGPTSNPGPPTGYGPTSNPGPPGYPPPTGPAFPPPAGGSSASGRGRGSSKLPLVIVGTAVVVIAVVVGIIALAGGFSGGDDVRADDTDTSTGSSSGGSSGSDDPADPEDELLSVIPGGFDVEDCTSGTPAGDGDRARVECGAATQPGPEVSFFYLYEDEAAVDSVFLSDVGNVGLSPLTSTDCPDAQGYRGYEADDQPAGRVACWVDTDGDANIAWTQNDVAAEGLVTIPDGGQSGLADLWAWWNDPANSDFVQR; from the coding sequence GTGGAGTTGCAACAGTTCGGCCCCTACCGCATCGAGGCCCTGCTCGGCCGCGGCGGGATGGGTGAGGTGTACCGCGCCTTCGACACCGAGCACGACCGCACGGTCGCGCTCAAGGTGCTCTCCGAGCACCTGGCCGCGGACAAGGGGTACCGCGAGCGCTTCCGCCGGGAGGCGCACCTCGCGGCCCGGCTCAACGAGCCGCACATCGTCCCGATCCACCGCTACGGCGAGATCGAGGGCCGGCTGTTCCTCGACATGCGCCTGGTGCCCGGCCGCGACGTCGCCGCGGTCCTCGCCGCGGAGGGGCCGATGAGCCCGCAGCGTGCGGTGTCCGTCGTCAGCCAGACCGCCCGCGCGCTGGACGCCGCGCACGCCGACGGCCTGGTGCACCGCGACGTCAAGCCCTCCAACGTGCTGCTCACCGGCACCGGCGAGGACGAGTTCGTCTACCTCGTGGACTTCGGCATCGCCCGGTCGACCTCGGACGCGCAGGGCCCGGCGCTGACCCAGACCGGCGCCGCGCTCGGGTCCTTCGACTACATGGCCCCCGAGCGGTTCCTCGAGAAGCCGATCGACAAGCGGGTCGACGTCTACGCGCTGGCCTGCGTGCTGTTCGAGTGCCTCACCGGCCGCCGTCCCTTCACCGGTGACGGGCTGGCCACGCTGATGTACGCCCACCTCAACAACACCCCGCAGGCCCCGTCGGCGCTGCGGCCGGGGCTGCCGCGCGCGCTGGACGACGTCGTGCGCAAGGGCCTGGCCAAGGAGCCCGACGAGCGGTACGCGACCTGCGGCGAGCTCGCTGCGGCCGCGCGCGCGGCGCTGAGCTCGGCCGGGGTGTCGGTCCGGACCGAGGCCGCCCCGCCCACCTCGGTCAGCCCGCTCCCCCATCCGCAGACGGTGGGCTTCTCCTCCCCCGGCCCGGCCGGCACCTACGGCGCACCCTCGCACGCGGTCGCGCCCGCGGCGCTCTACGGCCCGCCGTCGAACCCCGGCTACCCGACCGGCGGCTACGGCCCGCCGTCGGACCCCGGCCCGCCCACCGGCTACGGCCCGACCTCCAACCCGGGCCCGCCCACCGGCTACGGCCCGACCTCCAACCCGGGCCCGCCCGGGTATCCGCCCCCGACCGGCCCGGCCTTCCCGCCGCCGGCCGGCGGGTCCTCGGCCAGCGGCCGGGGCCGCGGCTCGAGCAAGCTGCCGCTGGTCATCGTCGGCACGGCCGTGGTGGTCATCGCGGTCGTGGTCGGGATCATCGCCCTGGCCGGCGGCTTCAGCGGGGGGGACGACGTCCGGGCCGACGACACGGACACCTCGACCGGCTCGTCGAGCGGCGGCTCCTCCGGCAGCGACGACCCCGCGGACCCCGAGGACGAGTTGCTGAGCGTGATCCCCGGCGGGTTCGACGTCGAGGACTGCACGTCCGGGACCCCCGCCGGGGACGGGGACCGGGCGCGGGTGGAGTGCGGAGCCGCCACGCAGCCCGGCCCCGAGGTGTCGTTCTTCTACCTCTACGAGGACGAGGCGGCCGTCGACAGCGTGTTCCTCTCCGACGTCGGCAACGTGGGCCTGTCCCCCCTGACCAGCACCGACTGCCCGGACGCACAGGGTTACCGCGGGTACGAGGCCGACGACCAGCCGGCCGGGCGGGTGGCCTGCTGGGTGGACACCGACGGCGACGCGAACATCGCGTGGACCCAGAACGACGTGGCCGCCGAGGGCCTCGTCACCATCCCCGACGGCGGGCAGTCCGGGCTCGCCGACCTGTGGGCGTGGTGGAACGACCCGGCCAACAGCGACTTCGTGCAGCGCTGA